In Chitinophagales bacterium, one DNA window encodes the following:
- a CDS encoding homoserine O-succinyltransferase, with product MEKPNIKVAVLDLYNREKNEGMRGIRSLLYLERQKTDARVRWDVYDVRNAEELPDESYDVYISSGGPGSPLASGEHWEKKYFRLIDNLWEYNLKHNDQKKHVFFICHSFQLICRHWKVGEVTKRKSTSFGVFPIHETSRASKEPLFEQLPEPFFAVDSRDYQVIQPNHTLMEREGFQLLALEKPRPHVNLERAMMAVRFSDEFIGTQFHPEADPQGMLRYFARPDKKEHIIKHHGSEKYYQMVDFLDDPQKIVLTQKVILPTFLANSFRQVIDAADMVPEPGLNHAFERFSG from the coding sequence ATGGAGAAACCGAATATCAAAGTAGCCGTTCTCGACCTTTACAACCGCGAGAAGAATGAAGGCATGCGCGGCATTCGGTCACTGCTTTACCTCGAACGTCAGAAAACTGATGCCCGTGTCCGTTGGGATGTATATGATGTGCGTAATGCCGAAGAGTTACCGGATGAAAGCTACGATGTGTATATTTCTTCCGGCGGGCCGGGCAGTCCGCTGGCAAGCGGCGAACACTGGGAAAAGAAATACTTCAGGCTCATTGACAACTTATGGGAGTACAATCTGAAGCACAACGATCAGAAGAAGCATGTCTTTTTTATTTGTCATTCTTTCCAGCTGATATGCAGGCACTGGAAAGTAGGTGAAGTCACGAAACGCAAATCCACTTCATTCGGCGTATTCCCGATTCATGAAACCAGCCGTGCCAGTAAGGAGCCGCTCTTTGAACAACTGCCGGAACCATTCTTTGCCGTTGACTCCCGCGACTACCAGGTGATTCAACCGAATCATACGCTGATGGAACGGGAAGGATTTCAGTTACTCGCGCTGGAAAAACCAAGGCCACATGTCAATCTTGAACGCGCGATGATGGCTGTCCGCTTCTCCGATGAATTTATCGGCACACAGTTTCACCCCGAAGCAGATCCGCAAGGTATGTTACGCTACTTTGCCCGGCCCGATAAAAAGGAGCATATCATCAAACATCATGGCAGTGAAAAATATTACCAGATGGTTGACTTCCTGGACGATCCCCAAAAAATTGTATTGACACAAAAAGTTATTCTCCCTACTTTCCTTGCAAACTCTTTCAGGCAGGTGATAGATGCTGCCGACATGGTGCCTGAGCCCGGATTGAACCATGCATTTGAGCGTTTCTCCGGATAA
- a CDS encoding universal stress protein, producing MKKILVAFDGTVFSEGALQYAFHLSANESAMITGVFIEDLSYVGYATLFGEDYFTFNPALLEKMEHEDDHKLEASIAKFEGICKERGVSYQVHLDKGVPVNELVRESLFADLIVIGYRTFFSNVMGEASFLKDVLLDAECPVLAVPDDFHPIERLLLAFDGKSPSVYAVKQFTQLFPALTQSLPATLLSITKTKEEILDYRELMLEYVSAHYRTVDTENFAGEADDAILQVAETMPHPLIIMGAFGRNAVSRFFSRSAASKLLKHQSLPIFVSHK from the coding sequence ATGAAAAAGATACTTGTTGCTTTTGACGGAACTGTATTTTCAGAAGGTGCGCTGCAATACGCATTTCATCTTTCAGCCAATGAAAGCGCCATGATCACCGGTGTCTTTATTGAAGATCTCAGCTATGTCGGTTATGCCACCTTGTTCGGTGAAGATTATTTCACCTTCAACCCGGCACTGCTGGAAAAAATGGAACATGAGGATGACCATAAATTAGAAGCGAGCATTGCAAAATTCGAAGGCATCTGTAAAGAGAGAGGGGTTAGCTATCAGGTGCATCTCGACAAAGGTGTGCCGGTGAATGAGCTGGTGCGTGAAAGTTTATTCGCCGACCTGATAGTAATTGGCTACCGAACCTTTTTTTCGAATGTTATGGGCGAAGCCAGTTTTCTAAAGGATGTATTGCTGGATGCTGAATGCCCGGTGCTGGCCGTTCCGGATGACTTTCACCCGATTGAAAGACTACTACTCGCATTCGATGGCAAGTCACCCTCCGTTTATGCAGTGAAACAATTCACGCAACTGTTTCCCGCACTCACGCAGTCATTACCGGCTACCTTATTATCCATTACCAAAACAAAAGAAGAAATACTCGACTACCGGGAATTAATGCTGGAATATGTATCTGCTCATTACCGTACCGTTGATACAGAAAATTTTGCCGGAGAAGCAGACGATGCCATTTTACAGGTAGCGGAAACGATGCCGCATCCGCTGATCATCATGGGTGCGTTTGGCCGTAATGCCGTGTCGCGGTTTTTCTCAAGAAGTGCCGCTTCCAAACTGCTGAAGCATCAATCACTGCCGATTTTTGTGAGTCATAAATAA
- a CDS encoding esterase, which yields MNEQHIKWHSPILNRETEMLVYGESGYPIITFPTSMGRYYQNRDFKLIESVEWYVNNGYVKIYCVDSIDEESWYNKNVSPAIRALNHITYDRFINEEIITRAQNETGRPKVAVAGCSFGGYHATNVAFRYPEKVGYLFSMSAAFDIKPQMDGHYDDNVYYNNPTDYLPGLENPALHEMGIVLGAGEHDICLEANKQLSDILNRKGVSHWLDIRMGAVHDWPIWREMFPHYLSQMKF from the coding sequence GTGAACGAACAACATATCAAATGGCACTCTCCGATTTTAAACCGTGAAACCGAGATGCTGGTATATGGTGAAAGCGGTTACCCTATCATTACTTTCCCCACTTCCATGGGTAGGTACTATCAAAACCGTGATTTCAAACTGATTGAAAGTGTTGAATGGTATGTAAATAACGGCTACGTCAAAATTTACTGCGTCGACAGTATTGATGAAGAAAGCTGGTACAACAAAAATGTAAGCCCCGCTATCCGTGCACTCAACCACATTACCTATGACCGCTTCATCAATGAAGAAATCATAACCAGGGCACAAAATGAAACCGGCCGCCCGAAAGTAGCTGTCGCAGGCTGCAGCTTCGGAGGATACCATGCCACCAATGTCGCATTCCGTTACCCGGAGAAAGTGGGCTATCTGTTCAGCATGAGTGCGGCATTTGATATTAAGCCGCAGATGGACGGACATTACGACGATAATGTGTATTATAACAATCCGACAGACTACCTGCCAGGACTGGAAAATCCTGCACTTCATGAAATGGGCATTGTGCTGGGTGCCGGCGAACATGACATCTGCCTTGAAGCCAATAAGCAGCTTTCAGATATTCTTAACAGGAAAGGTGTATCACACTGGCTGGATATCAGGATGGGTGCAGTACATGACTGGCCCATCTGGCGTGAAATGTTTCCCCATTACCTTTCCCAGATGAAATTCTAA
- a CDS encoding COX15/CtaA family protein, translating into MAHWLLLGAFMIMIQVMLGGITRLTGSGLSITQWNVIMGSVPPLNDAQWQQAFDLYKETPQYKLMNSDMTTDGFKSIFWWEYIHRLWARLIGFAFVIPLIYFLQKKMITRQLGKQLLIIALLGALQALLGWIMVQSGLIDKPWVNPINLSSHLMLALILFSYIFWVALSLLQPPMESGIVLKTKRFSVMLLVLLFLQILYGGLMAGNKAALSYPTFPKIGTYYIPDGLFSLEPWFVNFFENSAMIQLIHRTLGGIVAILMIYFFWQTRRQKVTALLKRALRWLPSLVILQVLLGILTLVNSLGRIPVVPGVLHQMVALLLLTVMVIIHFQLSGKRDYTAD; encoded by the coding sequence GTGGCTCATTGGCTTTTGCTCGGCGCCTTCATGATCATGATTCAGGTAATGCTGGGCGGCATTACCCGGCTGACCGGTTCCGGGCTTTCGATTACACAATGGAATGTGATTATGGGATCTGTTCCTCCATTAAATGATGCGCAATGGCAACAAGCCTTTGATCTTTACAAAGAAACGCCGCAGTACAAACTGATGAACAGTGACATGACCACCGATGGCTTCAAGTCTATCTTTTGGTGGGAATATATTCATCGTTTATGGGCGCGCCTTATCGGCTTCGCCTTCGTCATTCCGCTGATTTATTTCCTGCAAAAGAAAATGATAACCCGGCAACTGGGAAAGCAGCTGTTGATCATCGCTTTGCTCGGGGCTTTGCAGGCATTGCTTGGATGGATTATGGTGCAGAGCGGCCTCATCGATAAACCGTGGGTGAACCCCATCAACCTCAGTTCGCACCTGATGCTGGCATTAATACTCTTTTCCTATATCTTTTGGGTAGCGTTATCATTATTGCAGCCACCAATGGAAAGTGGAATTGTATTGAAGACAAAGCGATTTTCCGTGATGTTGCTGGTACTGTTGTTTCTGCAGATACTATACGGAGGACTGATGGCAGGAAACAAAGCCGCGCTCAGTTATCCGACCTTTCCTAAAATTGGTACGTACTATATTCCCGACGGTTTATTTTCCCTTGAGCCATGGTTTGTCAATTTCTTTGAAAACTCCGCCATGATTCAGCTTATTCATCGCACACTCGGAGGCATCGTCGCCATCCTGATGATTTATTTTTTCTGGCAAACGCGCCGGCAAAAAGTAACTGCTTTGCTGAAGCGCGCTTTACGCTGGCTGCCATCGCTGGTGATTTTACAGGTGCTGCTGGGTATCCTCACACTCGTCAATTCACTGGGCAGAATTCCGGTTGTGCCTGGCGTGCTGCATCAAATGGTGGCCTTGCTGCTGCTTACAGTAATGGTTATCATTCATTTTCAGCTTTCCGGAAAAAGGGATTATACAGCTGATTAA
- a CDS encoding redoxin domain-containing protein — translation MRCILCFSLLVIVLQTGCSKKESEPDFFATDLNTVQHEKFSFAELRSAKAVVIIFLQPECPFCNSYAKTFRRLDSTFQEADIVMLGVVSGKNYAGSEITEYSTKNRLHFTILLDPDFVLQKKLNATITPEVFLISNSGQTLYRGMIDNWGYEIGKVRPMVTAHYLTDAVNAMLQNKPIIIDSTKAIGCYIE, via the coding sequence ATGAGATGTATTTTATGTTTCAGCCTGCTGGTCATCGTCCTGCAAACCGGTTGTTCAAAAAAGGAATCCGAACCTGATTTTTTTGCAACTGACCTCAATACCGTACAGCATGAAAAATTTTCCTTTGCTGAGCTCCGCTCCGCGAAAGCAGTTGTCATCATTTTTCTTCAGCCGGAATGCCCCTTCTGCAACTCCTATGCAAAAACTTTTCGACGGCTCGACAGCACTTTCCAGGAAGCTGATATCGTGATGTTAGGCGTTGTGTCAGGCAAGAATTATGCAGGCAGTGAAATCACAGAATACAGTACCAAAAACCGCCTTCACTTTACAATACTGCTCGATCCGGATTTTGTTTTGCAGAAAAAGCTGAATGCCACTATTACGCCGGAAGTTTTCCTGATAAGCAACAGCGGTCAAACGCTTTACCGTGGCATGATCGACAACTGGGGTTATGAGATTGGCAAAGTGCGGCCCATGGTTACAGCACATTACCTGACGGATGCCGTAAATGCCATGCTGCAAAACAAACCCATCATCATTGATTCAACCAAAGCTATCGGATGTTATATTGAATGA
- a CDS encoding carboxylate-amine ligase, with protein MVNKLFTLGIEEEFMIIDPETRELVSHLHQVVEGGMTLLNEQVKAEMHKAVVEVGTNICHDVKEARKEVKHLRSIISDIAKKQDCLIGAAGAHPFSRWQDAMITDHPRYKEIVNEMQDAARSNLIFGLHVHVGIDTRQTGVQIMNAVRYFLPHIFALSTNSPFWLGRNTGYKSYRTKVFDKFPRTGIPENFTSAAEFDEYIALLVKTGCIDNGKKIWWDLRLHPVFSTLEFRICDVPMRLDETIALAAIMQAVVAKQHKLMQQNLTFRTYKRALINENKWRAARYGVDGKLIDFGIEQEVPFQSLLDELISFVDDVVDDLNCREEVNYLQEIVKMGSGADRQLKVYEQTNDLRKVVDFIVAETNIGLD; from the coding sequence ATGGTCAATAAGCTGTTTACATTAGGCATTGAGGAGGAATTCATGATTATTGATCCTGAGACAAGGGAACTTGTTTCGCACCTGCACCAGGTAGTGGAAGGCGGAATGACCCTGCTTAATGAACAGGTGAAAGCCGAAATGCACAAGGCCGTGGTGGAAGTGGGCACCAACATTTGCCATGATGTTAAAGAAGCGCGCAAAGAAGTGAAGCACCTGCGCAGCATCATTTCCGATATCGCCAAGAAGCAAGACTGCCTGATTGGCGCCGCCGGTGCACATCCCTTTTCCCGCTGGCAGGATGCGATGATTACTGACCATCCGCGATACAAAGAGATCGTGAACGAAATGCAGGATGCCGCCCGCTCTAATCTGATCTTCGGCCTGCATGTGCATGTCGGCATCGACACACGGCAGACTGGTGTGCAGATCATGAATGCTGTCCGATATTTTCTGCCGCACATTTTTGCACTATCCACCAATTCGCCCTTTTGGCTGGGAAGAAATACAGGATACAAATCCTACCGGACCAAGGTATTTGACAAATTTCCCCGTACCGGCATCCCTGAGAATTTTACGAGCGCCGCTGAATTCGATGAATACATCGCACTGCTGGTGAAAACCGGTTGCATTGACAACGGCAAAAAAATCTGGTGGGATCTTCGCCTCCATCCTGTCTTCAGCACGCTTGAATTCAGGATTTGTGATGTGCCCATGCGGTTGGATGAAACTATTGCACTGGCCGCTATTATGCAGGCGGTGGTGGCAAAGCAACATAAACTGATGCAGCAAAATCTCACCTTCCGGACTTATAAACGGGCGCTGATCAATGAAAATAAATGGCGCGCTGCGCGATATGGCGTTGATGGTAAACTCATTGATTTTGGCATCGAACAGGAAGTGCCCTTTCAAAGCCTGCTTGATGAACTGATCAGCTTTGTTGATGATGTGGTGGATGACCTGAACTGCAGGGAAGAAGTGAATTACCTGCAGGAAATTGTGAAGATGGGCAGTGGCGCCGACAGGCAGCTCAAAGTGTATGAACAAACCAATGACCTGCGAAAGGTGGTGGACTTCATTGTAGCCGAAACAAACATCGGCCTGGACTGA